The Lolium rigidum isolate FL_2022 chromosome 1, APGP_CSIRO_Lrig_0.1, whole genome shotgun sequence region ATATTCTTCCTTTttccaagttgcttctcgctctagatgatgcttccattgcacTTTGCAATATTTGATTGCTTGGTTCCATAACTTAAAGAGTTCTCAGTGAGTTGGGGATAAGaggtttttttgtttttattaggCTTCTGTTGGCATACGTCTTAAACTATGTATAAATATTACTTTCGCCACCTATACAAAACATCATTTACCTTCAATCCCATTTACTTCTAACAAATCTATACAAAACTCTTTTACTTCACTCTCACTTGAATTGCACTAAATGTGTATCGATTTTACTAATACATTATTTTTAAAAATCTTAGGAATAACTAATATAATCAGCGATCTACTCACGCGATGTAGCAGTATTATATATCATGCATCTTTGATATATTTTTTTACAGATGCATTTTCCTATTTTAAAGTGAATTTGTATTTCTCCAGCAAAATAATTATTGTGCCCAATAATGTATTAGAGTAAATTAGTATCAGTAGCCATAGCATCCTAACATATCTTAACCTAGGAGAATTGAATGAATAGTAATGATAATAATTGAATTTATAAAATTTTAAGTGTCACTAAATTAGTTCGAAAGTGTAAGGGGTGCTATGAAATATCATGTCCTCTCATCTCCTATCGCTAGAGTTTCTATCCATAGAATTACCAATAGAAGATTCTAGAGCACATTCATGTCTATGAATTATTCTGAGGTTGTGGTTATCAATTTTCAAGATTTTGTGAACTCGCAGCCGTTTAAAGAAAAATCGAGAGACAGATGAAAAGGTTTCGGCCATGGACTCACCAATTAGTTTGATTATTTTGTATTCAACGTGAAAAAATGTTTCCGGTTCATCTTGAAAAATGTATATTCGGTCAGCGCGGAGAAGCTCCGATATATATTTGTTGTAGCTAGGAAGGAAATGCATTGATCGATATGTATAACAAGGAAACAAAGGAGAATATATTTGCGCAAACGAGCTGATTAGTGAAGGGAGAATATCATGGGTCGGCACTATGATTCCATCTTCTGACAAAGGATTGCATGATACTACTAAAAATACATAGAAGCCACAAACAAAGGAGGTTCATTGCATGCCTACATTACGAACTAGCACTTCTTAGGCATCTGCAGCATGCCAAGGATCAAGTCTTTCATGACAGTGGGGCAGCTGCTGCAGAGAAGATCGAACCCGTCTGTGGCAACAACCGCCTTCATGTTCGCCGGACACCGGAGGAACTCGTAGCACACCGCCTTCAACCTGTGGAAGCTGTGCTGCTCGGCCAGCGCCAGCATGGTCGTCGCCGTGGTAACACCGATGTGCTCACACAGCTTCTTCTCACACATTGCACTTAGTCGCTTGAGGCCGTAACTGTCCGCCACGACAAGCAGGTGCTGCAGCAGGTCGACACCGTCGTCTTCGTCCCCTGATGGCATTTCTGCAGGAAGCGAGTCGCCATAGATGAACCCGAGCAAAGCCTTGAACACTGTGGCATCCATGTTGTCTATCTGTATGTTGGTTGACATGCCTTCCTTCATCGGGCCGAAGAGCATCACCTTGAACACGGAAGAACGGGCTGCAAGGACGCAACGGTGGGCCGCGAAGGTCTCGTCGCCGACATGGAAAACCACGTCTGCACCCTCGCCGGTCGAAAGAAAGTGGGCAAAGTCCTGTTTCATCTCCGACGGGGGCACGTCGATGGACGATGAAGTGCTCCTTGCTGGATTCAGTACCACGACGTCCCACCGGATGGTGAAACAGTCGTCCACCAGGAGTGTTGATTTCAACATGGCCTCCCTTGTCACGAACCTTCCGTGGCCCTTCATCGACCCATTGACGCCACCAAACTCGACTATATTGTTTGCACGGATACGTGCTGGCTCTTGCTTCTCAGTCTCGTCACCGAAACTGAAATCGAGCTGCACCTTCACAGGATTCTCGAGATTCGCTTCCAGGGAGAGGACGGCACCGTCGTCATCGAGAAGTTGAAGTGATGTGAAGAAGGCGTAGACCGGGTGCTTGCTGAAATGGTGGTAGTAGATGCTCCACCTATGGCCTCCGACTGTGAAGCAGTGGGACCCAATTATGAAGTCCTCTGTCGGGTTGCTGGTGCACGGGTGGCCTTGGACGACAAGCAGGTGGTACCCGCTTTCCGTGCCGGCGTCGAAGGTCGGCGTGGTAGAACCATCTAGGAGCTTGCCGCCGACGATGACGGAGACACCAGCGAAAGCCATGATTGATTGATCTACAGCTAGTCAATCTAAAGAAACTCTCTCGCGCACCAACAAATATATAGAGTACCACGTAGAGAGATACAGTACTAGCGAATGTGGCGCATCGATCCTCGTAACTGCAAGTGTAGATGTGCAGTCGCTTCGGGTGCGTATTCTACAGTAATGGCTTCCACTTTCAAGGACGTCGGGGTGTGGTTATCGAAGCACAAGCACTGGTTGCACGACGTGAGAACATCAACCAATATTCATTCTGAATAATGCATCCACGTTCAACATCGCACATGCACACGCCGGACGCAGAAATAGAAAAGCATCTGCTCGCTACCGGAAAACATAAGCTCTTTGCGTGGATTTTTTTATAATGCACACTTTATTACTTAAATATGTTAAGCACTATATCCAGCCTCTCCATAATCAAAATGCACATAGCTGTCCAAGATATCTAAGATAAAAAGTAAGCAACATTAAGACTACAAAAAAAAAGGTTCAGAACGACTGCAAGATAACTATACATGAGGAGCTACTATCCTAcgattatgcagccacccattTGGGTAATAAACTCCTTTACTGTTTCCTTCAATCATGTAGACACCTCTGTAAAGAGGTCTTGATCCGCCGTACACTACAACAACGACCATGAATGTAGCAACACCGTACACCGGTATAAGACCTACATAATAGTGAATACATGGTAAACAATGAACGAATCACACAGCGAAGATTGGCAACACGGCAAACACCCAGAAAAACATGGTGGATAGGTAGCCATGGTGGCCATGTTTCACGGACCCCTTGAAATGGTAGATCTTTGCCAAGCGTACCTAACGGACCCATGCCAACTAATTAAGCCCACGTCAACTCCTTAGACCTGCATCGTTCTTGTTTCCCGCTTTGTATTTCCATTTGTATGCCAGTGTTTTTTTTTAACACACGTCAAAGATAATCTTTGTTGTGTGTATATCTTTGTCGTGTGTTTTCTACGTGCACATGGCAAAGGCCCCTTCCGCCTTGTCTTCCCCATTTTCTCTTCTCATTGTTTGCTTTCGGTCTTTTCTTTCCTATTGTTTCCGAGCTTGTTTCCTTCTTGGCTTTTCTTCCCGTTGTTTCCTACTCGtctccccccccccacacacacacacatttcTTTCCAGCCATATTTCAGCCCTCATGTCCCCTATATATAGCTTCTTGCagccatacaaaattcacaactcAGTGTAGAAGCCACATTCCTCAAAATATACATTCTCCCTTGGTTATTTTTGTTCATCAAATACAAATCATCTGAATGAGTGGGGTTATATCCAGGGGTGCATGGAGCATACCCAATATacaaggagatcatgagccacctttTGCTGTAAGCCCACATAACCAACTATTTTGTTACAAACCATCTGGGATAGGTGTTTTTGTGCTTGTCAAATATAATCATCTGGATTAGTGGGGTCATCTCCAAGGATGCATGTGATCATATCCAATACACACAAGGAGAGCATGGTCCTCCTTTGTGTATAAACCCACTTAATTGTCTGTTTTGTTACAAACCATCCGCGATTGGTGAATCATCCGGATGAGTGGGGTTATACCCAAGGGTACATATGATCATAACTAATACATACAAGGTGCGTCTGTTTTGTTACAAACCCTCTCCAAGAtaggttttctttttatttgtcaaaTACAAATCATCTGGATGACttgctgaaagatcgagatgtcgcctagaggggggggtgaataggcaattgaaaactcttacgaatttgtcttgtaataatgcggaattaaattatcgtttagtttacaagcacaaaccctaaatatgctaagctcaactaagtgtaacaatagcaactagagctaagcaagataggcacaagatatatgtagcacaagagatagcaagatatatgtacttcaagcacgatggctatcacaaggaaagagagctcgggtatagaaataaccgatgcacgcggagatgaggatgtattcgcgtgttcccttcctttgcaagaaggtacgtcacgtttggaggagtggaggtcccacgaaggattccccgcgccacgaaggctcaccctattctccgaaccacacccacgaaggataatggcccttttcttatggttagcttttcctccactccggagatggcaagctccacaaccacttcacaagctccacgaaggagaagcccgggcctcttcacaatcttcttgaagagatcaccggagcaccaaccgccaagccaactaggaggtttccctccaagagtaacaagctcacggtctctcactcgaactaatcgtggtggagagctcaacactatgcaatgatgcaaagcaagaacactagaggtgttcaagtccttcactctcaaatcccacccaagcaacaaatgctaagatgagattggagaggaagaacaatggggaaagtcaacaaaagactccaagatctagatcccaagagttcccctcacttagaggagaaatggattggtggaagtgtagatctagatctcctctcttagatccctcaaaaatgagcaagaatcatggggagagacaagagagagagcaagttcttcaaaggcaacaatggaggtgagagaatagaagaactaactcagcccaaggtggaagaagggctatttatagcccaagagcaaatataaccgttggggaaaggttgggctgagtcaaccgtcgaggaggccggtcaaccgggcctgaggCCGGGCCGTCCAGTCcatggcccggtcagaccgggccacagaccggaccagccggtccaaaccggtcggtaggccggaccccgaccggggtcactttgtgtcgtccaggaggtcatccggttgtcccccggttggcgcccggttggcgaccggtcaaccggacggcacgccgagccagccggtctgtaggccggctgaccgggcggcagaccggaaccggccggcgcatgggtcggtccgaccgggtccctgactgggtgagcaggaaaacatgttatataaaaaccgtgataacttttgtgtccggaccccgattgacacgaaaccaattttgttggaaaaataacgacgaatagaaccccaacaagctcaagaacctcacagaacattttagatgattttagagagggagtctcccaccgtcaagaaacggtgaagacgtccaaactcgaaaacgcaatagatgatgcatgcggattccgttttcgatgaacttgggcttgttgtaaagctagcaacaagctcaagaatctcacacagagaaacaccaagaagcaatagggatatgcaaggtatgcaaaggattgagctccctaagacgatgcgatcaagttacccaaccgaaagcccctcttgatagtgcggctatctatcctacaatccggtctcccaacaaccaccttgagaccggtaaaaggaaaacctagcaaggccatacctttgccttgcgcatcccgcttgatcttgatgatagctcttcaagctccactcaagccggaatgcctcacttgatcatcgtcgcttcgtgaagactcacaaatgctcccccatacaccatgatgggaaagctctattgatgcacatcttcacatgtacattatcaccaaatggacggcaagcttcaagcatgtgatccacttgagatgctcatcttgaacttgcccgacttaaccttctatcttctcatactctcataagatagagctgttgacgtcagaaaccccctggcgggcagagacagtcaacacggtagagccgggaacaactagggctgcggctggccccagtccctcagagcgacggcccgcaaagcctcctggtcgcacgtccgatgtttatcacaagggcgtgccacccgacctatacctggtcgggaaggtgtggatgatgcctcgcttagtttcctgcatggcatacacgtaaacattaaatacgagcctcgatcggctctcagggttatctcgtgaatcggctcaaagagccgattcacccatgatccggacggggtgtccgaatatatggtggtcctgcttgatcaaggtaaagctaatgagatctacgacgatttagggttttcaccgcataatcggatcatcctactcacgattgggcctcgcgctcgcgcacggtgaccgtaagccgatcctagacagggcctaaaaaccaacacgaggttgatcccggaacatcctttctagggctagcaaacgccaccccacacgccgctggatcctccaaccctttgtaaggcctaactattgcggatgttaaactaatccttgatgaaacaaggagcaatcgtaacggatcagatctactaaactatgatcaagcggggtgccgcccctacacctaagataggtgtaagggcggctagacatgcaagggttgcactacgatagcatgtaatatgaagaacaatgctaaccctaacatatctaagataactacgttgctcgccatcaaaaaggcttcgatacgagtaacgcatgaacaacgtgggcaggcttgtgctgcctagatcgcaagatgcgatctaggcagcatggtgcttactggtagaaaccctcgagacgaaggagttggcgatgcgccgagatttgtttgtgattgaacgttggttgttgtttattccgtaaaccttagatacatatttatagtccagcggactttctaatgtgggcgtgcaccaaaccgtgcacgagataaactctaacttttaatctagatacaatctattgtaattaaagatacatgggcaatctagcccaacttcaccgagcaaggccgcttcagagatcttccacgtgtaatcttccaagcccatcttgatcgcggcccacctcctgatttagccaaaatctggtgataacacatgcccccctggttttggcaatgataattccaaaaccactctgttttttttttcttcgaagggtcatgtcgttgcagagcagaactgccgcagtattcttcatcatgatgccctatctcttcagcttctctgcacaatttgacagctttagcatcaccccctcggaaactgcaatagcattaaattcccaccagatttctcattatttatccgtgccgaccgattagccctcttcatccccttcctctgttctagatatcagcaccaaaaaccctcttttTCTCCAGcaatgtcgtcctcttcctcctcttccgtctcTCTCCAATCCTTTTCCTCAAACGAATTGGTTCcagagcacaaccagatggagacgtacaaccgccgggctcccaagcattgggacaggcgggagtgggacttcgactacgtgccggagggtgaagaccttgtctggtcagatggggccatgcccctaaccgatggggaagatgacctccggtaccTGGTCGACGGagtactggaggcggagagcgacgacgacgaccctcccttccggggtaaattcaccaccatcaccaaagcagAAGagaacgacgaagaagaagacgccctctccgacttgaagaaggaacaggaggatgacacctcctccgacgaaccaccaccaaagcgTATCCGAGGCTGTGCTTGGTcagacgaggatgatgatgatgacgaggaagaggcccctgctgaaggtcacagtagcagccaCGAGGAACTCGCCGACGACGGCAACGGCGACAGCCACCTTAGTGACGGCGAAGACAGCAatagcccttagagtagggatttacTAGCATAGAGCTGGTAGGTAGTAATCCGTTCCCTcttgttgaacaatcggcttctccttgtaagaaaatttatgaaaacttcttttgattttgccgatgtcctgtGTGCTGATTCAGctgatttttcctcatctgactttgtcgaccgttagcccaatcaacgtccaatgaccgatggcaacgcatcggtctctcacgataaatctgCGAAACAGGTCAATTCAGTCACCTCCCCAAATTAGCCGGTATGACCGATGATAATAATACCGCCATTCGCAGTAAGCCGTGGGTTTAGCCGTGAGCAGGTGTCTTTACAAGGGCCCTGGAACTGTCGCTGAATCAGCTTGGACACTAAAGCTGATACCTCTTCAGACGAGTTGCCCCCGAAGCCTCACCCAAGACGAGAATAGTGATGAACCAGCCAAAAATGTTACCCTTGGCTTCCAAATGATTAATATGgaactagccgattccaacgaaatcggctctccgaAACAAAGatattttagggcgagctgccccccgagcctctccaATCCACTTCTTGCATGTCAGATCAGCTCCTTCCCTAACCTGATTTGCACGTCCatgtatacctcttgagtcgatggccatgcatcggcttttatatccttaagtcgatgactgctgcatcggctgtgctcaaaatttttcgattttttttttatcggccgattcaaaatcggcctccataccttactgcccatcatcccacatgcttgggaaatacttcttgaggtgttgaccattgaaggctactgggaacttctgtccgtccaactcttccaacatatatgcattacctttcaaggcctggacgactttgtatggaccgtgccaattaggagaccacttgccatatgccttgtctgcggttcctaacggcaacacagacttcccataccggatcaccaacttgaaactcctttggtctaaccttcttattgtaggcacgagctaccccggccttgttctccttaatcttctccaatgaccaaagcctaagttctcgttgcgtcctcaatagtgtcactcatcaaagctgcatattcttccgctgtcggatcattccgaaacgtgacacgtcttgatccagccgtaatttcccaaggtaatacggcttcctgtccatagacaagctggtacggcgaagtctttatagctccatggcacgacatgcggtaggcccataatgcttctgataacttctcatgccaatccctagggttctcgtcaatctttctcttgatcagcttgattaagctctgattggacgcttcagcttgcccattagcctgagcatagtacggagatgaccggattagtttaatccccatgtcatcacagaatttcctgaattctttagaaacaaagaccgaacctccatcggtcgtgatagtttggggaatcccgaacctatgaatcacgtgctcTTTCACAAActggatcacatcttctgatttcaccttcttcatagggacggcttccctatcatatccatgccccaccctcggaacggccaaggcttgatgatagggttcatcgctgatgctggtaccatctgaatcttcccaaacatctggcatgcttggcaccccttatagtaattgaagcagtcttcaagcatggtgggccaataaaaccccgagcgcctgactagccacttcatcttgtgagccgactggtgagttccacgagcgccttcgtgcacctcatgcaagagccgattagactcagttggtcccaggcacttgagtagtaacccttccaacgtcttgtagaacatatcgtctcctatgaggacatacttcatggctttatatcttatccgtttaggtgccccccgagccgaatcttttaagtaattgaagatttcggctctccaatcatcctgttccaggaattgcactggacttccgacccttcgggtatatctatgtagcttcgacgccatttgtgcgagattgttggcctcggtgttttgggctcttgggacccaattaaagttgatgtaccgaaactgtgtcatcaactcacggcattccatccaatacggGAAGAgcaattcactctcgcacttgtattcatccgtgagctggttaatcaccaacttggagtctccaaacagCTCTACGGCCTCTGctccggcttccaatagcaactccatcccctttcgtactgcctcatattctgccacgatgttggtgcaaggggtagataatctgatggagaaagagtactctgccccccgaggcgacacgagcagaatgccgatgccacaaccatcgtcgcaagccaaTCCAtcaaagaacatagcccatgcacgtatggagagtgccgctatattggtactgattcgctcagctatgagatcggccaacgcttgccctttgactgctttcgccggctggtaccggagatcgaactctgACAGGGCAAACATCCACTTTCCCAATCGGCccttcaacacaggggccgatagcatgtgcttgacaacgtccgacttgcatatgacgaagatctctgccgtcaaaaggatgtgatgcagcttggtgcaggtaaagaacagacagaggcacagtttctcgacctcaggataccttgtttccgcgtccaacatccttctgctgaggtaaaaaacgaccttttcaacgccctcgtagagttgtaccaccaccgaggcgatggacgtatcagccactgacaagtagatgtagaacggcctgtcttgctggggcggaactagcacaggcggcgtcgtcagataccgtttaatttcatcaaacgcctgctgctgttctgccccccagtgaaactcgtcatcagatttagtcttcaccaacgccatgaacggctcgatccgtcctgacaggttagagatgaatcggcggacgaagttgatcttgccgataagacgttggagttccttcttcgtggtgggcggttgcatggtacgcactgcctcctgacttttcaggccgatctcaattcctcgttcatgaaccaaaaatcctaggaactgaccggccgtcacacgaaaggcacacttctttgggttcattctcagcccgaacttccgagttcggtctaggacgcgtcgcaaatcccccaa contains the following coding sequences:
- the LOC124665346 gene encoding BTB/POZ and MATH domain-containing protein 3-like, encoding MAFAGVSVIVGGKLLDGSTTPTFDAGTESGYHLLVVQGHPCTSNPTEDFIIGSHCFTVGGHRWSIYYHHFSKHPVYAFFTSLQLLDDDGAVLSLEANLENPVKVQLDFSFGDETEKQEPARIRANNIVEFGGVNGSMKGHGRFVTREAMLKSTLLVDDCFTIRWDVVVLNPARSTSSSIDVPPSEMKQDFAHFLSTGEGADVVFHVGDETFAAHRCVLAARSSVFKVMLFGPMKEGMSTNIQIDNMDATVFKALLGFIYGDSLPAEMPSGDEDDGVDLLQHLLVVADSYGLKRLSAMCEKKLCEHIGVTTATTMLALAEQHSFHRLKAVCYEFLRCPANMKAVVATDGFDLLCSSCPTVMKDLILGMLQMPKKC